The Mycobacterium sp. EPa45 genomic interval TCGACTACGACCGCATCACCGGCCTACCGCGCCAGGGCAACATCCCCGTGCGCGTCACTGCGCGATCCTAAGAAAGGTGTCGCTATGACCAATGTTGTCGCACGCGAGCCGAACCTCGTGAACCCGTGGGCACCGCACCGGGTTCGGATGTACCTGGCCGCCGCACTGTTCACCGGACTGGTGTTCGTAGGGATGACCATCGGGGTCGGAATCGGGGTGATCGAGCCGACGTTCACCTCAGACGTCGTCGCCAACCTGCTCTTCGGCATCCCGGCGATCCTGATTCCCGTCGTGCTGCTGTGGGACGCACCCGGCGAGGTTCGCCTGCGTGAAGAGCGGGCAGCCGAGCTGACGCTGTTCTATCTGCCCTACACCGCGTTCAGCCAGATCTGCTACGAACTGGTCTTCTTGATCGGCCATCCGCTGGGGTGGTGGACACCCACTACCGACCCGGGCATCAAGTGGCTGTGGTGGCAGTACGGGCTCGCCGACACCCGCTATGCCAGCGGCAATCCGTGGACGTTCGCGCTCGAGGTGGTCGGGGTGAGCACGGGTGTCGTCGTGATCCTCATGTGGACTCGGCTCGTGCGGCAATCGCTTCCGATCGAGAAGCGGATCCGCTCGCTGTGGGTGGCCTTCGCCGGTATCGCAGTGTTGATGAGCAGTACCGCTGTCTACTTCATCTCCGAGGTCGGCGCCGGCTTCAAAGACATCGGTCAAGGCGCGTTCGGGCTCTGGTTCAAATTCATCGGAGAGAACATCCCGTTCGTCGTGCTGCCCGCAATGGTCCTGTACGCCATCCACATTCAGATCGACTACTTGACCCGCAAGGCCGCTCTATCAGGTCCCGAGCGGTGACGTAGCGGTCGACCCAGCAGTGATTCGGGACGGCTCCCGGTTTGTGGGCGTTTCGATCGCTGACCGGCGGGGCAATTTATGCCCCATGGCTGACATCATCGATCTCGTCTACGCCGATCACGACTGGCTGAGGCGGCAGTTCTTCCGGCTCGACGACGCCACGTCCGACGACGAGCTGGCGGCGATCTGGAAGACACTCAGTGACCGTCTCGACGCCCACGCCGATGCCGAGGAGACCGTCTTCTACCCCGCTCTGCTCAAGCACGGCGGCGACGACGATCCCGGCAATCCCGAAGGTGACCCGGAGGACGAGACCGAAGATGCCATCACCGACCACAATGCGATCCGCGACGCGGTGCGTGAGTCGCGCAAGCACCGGCCGGGCACGAAGGTGTGGTTTGAAGCCGTCTTCAAGGCGCGTAAGGAGAATGGCGAGCATCTCGACGAGGAGGAGCGCGAGGCCATGCCGGACTTCATCAAGAGCGCAACCCTGGAGCTTCGCCACGAGCTGGGCATGAAGTGGTTGCAGTTCTACGCCGAGCGGGAGTCGATCAAGGGCGTTGACGCAGACGACAAGGACGCCGGCGAGTACATCGAGAAGCACTCGTGACCGACACCAATGCCCGCATCGACGAGGTCGCACCGGGCGACATCGTCGCTCTCGACCGGGGCGCCGGCGAGCAGGCCTACAAAGTCGTCCACAAAGAGACCGCGGATTCGGGCTTCCTGATCACGTTCGAAGGCGACGACGGTGAGACGTTCGATCTGGAAATGGCCTCTGGTACAGGGGTCAAGCGGTCGTTGGAATCGAAGTGGGAGTCGTCGCAGAGTCCGACCCCGCATTCGTCGGAATGAGACAACACGGCAGCGACCCGGGGGCGGCGGACACCGTCGAGTACGCCCCCGGACGGTGGGCCGACGTATTCGGTGAACGGTCGGACCCGACCGCCCTGCTGTGGCACGGCACTCAGACCGATTCCCGGGCAGCGGTGCGCGGTCTCGCCGGAGTGATCGCTGACCATGGAATCTGTGTCGTCGCACCGGATTGGGATTCACACGCCGCCGATCGCGGCCGCGCGGACCTGCTGAGGTCAGCGGAGTTGGCGCACTCACTCGGCGGGGATGGGGGTTTCGTCGTCGTCGGTTGGTCGTTGGGTGGAGTGGCAGCGGCGGGTCTGACGTTGCGCGCGCCCGAGTTCAATGTGCGGGTGGCACAGGCGATCTGCCTGGGTGGCGCATTCATGGTCGAAGATCCGATCTCCGGTGGACCTGTGCTCGGTCGCGTTGCCGACGGCGCCGCACACGCCCCGTTCACACTGTTCTCCGGCCGCGCCGACGACGTCGTCCCGACCTCGGTCGCCACGGACTTTGCCGCATCGCTGCGGGCGATCGACTGGCCGGTCGAGATGGTCGAAGTCGAGGCTGACCACGGCTCGATAGCCGGTGCACGGTACGACCCCCACCTCGACCGCTACGACGCCGCCGACGACCCCGCGACGCGAGCAGTTGTCAACGTGATCGCCGACCACATCGCCACCCTCACGCTCGGATAGGTGCCCCACCACCTTCTGCCCGGATGATAATCGGCGAATGGCTTCGCCTGGTTCTACGCCTCCTGCAACCTCCCGGTTGGTCGTGATCTTGGTCTACGACGGCGTCAGTCTGCTGGACGTCGCGGGTCCGGCAGAGGTGTTCACGCAGGCCAACCGTGTCGGGGCTGACTACCGAATCAGGCTGCTGTCGCCGACGGGAAGCGAGGTCACCTCAAACGTCGGCTTCTCCATCGCCGTCAACGCATCCGTTGATTCCGGACTCGTCCCCGACACCTACCTGGTCCCCGGTGCCGACCACTATCCCAGGACACCGGTACCTCAAGACCTGGCCGATGCCGCCCGATTGCCCGCGGCCGGCGCCCGTCGCGTCGCTTCAATCTGCACCGGCGCGTTCATCCTCGCCGCTGCAGGACTACTTGACGGCAAACGTGCGACCACACATTGGAAGGTCACCCGGGAACTCGCCCGGAGATGTCCGACGTGCCATGTGGATCCCGATGCCATCTATGTCCGGGACGGCAACACCTACACCTCAGCTGGAGTGACCGCGGGCATCGACCTGGCCCTCGCGCTGCTTGAAGAGGATCACGGCCCCGACATCACCCGCGAGGTGGCCCGGGCGCTCGTGGTGTACATGCAACGCTCCGGTGGCCAATCGCAGTTCTCGGCCCCGTTGCAAGGGTCGCCACCTCAATCTGTCACTCTGCGGAAAGTCGTCGATGTCGTGACGGCCGATCCTCGCGGCAACTATTCGCTCGATGAACTCGCCAAACACCTGCACCTGAGTACGCGCCACCTCACCCGACTCTTCCGTGACGAACTGTCCACTACGCCAGCCCGTTACGTGGAGAGCATCCGGTTCGACATGGCCAGGGCCCTGTTGGACCAGGGCTACAACGCGACCGAAGCGGCCGCGCGCGCGGGGTTTCCCAGCTACGAGAGCATGCGCAGGGTGTTCGCCAGAGAGCTGTCGATCAGCCCAGCTGCATACCAGCGCCGGTTCAGCACGGCTCGGCGCGTTGAATCGAGTGCCCGTCCAACCTAGCCGTGGGAGTCGTCGACCTTGAGCGGAGCACCCGTCGGGCCCACGAAGACCACCAACAACTTTGCCGGATCGGTTGAGCTGGTGTTCTCCGTGGCGAGGTGATGGGCGCCCGGCGGCTCGGACCAGTTCTCACCGCGGTGGTAGACGTGTGCCGGTTGACCCTCGAGCTCACTGCTGATGGTGCCCTGGAGAACGTAGGCATAGACAAAGTCGTCGCCGTGCCGGTGAGGTGTCGCACGAGAACCTGGCGGGAAGGTCACGACCGCGGAGGTGAAGGTCTTGCCAGGCACGTTGGTCAGCGCCTGCTGGAGCAATGGTGTCACCGTCTCGGACGGATGGCTCGAATTCTGCTGTGTCAGAGGTTCTTCCGCCGGAGGCTGCGGTTGAGAAGCACAGCTGCCCACCGCCAATGCAAATGCGGCACCGAGGATTGCGACAGGAATGGGTAGTCCGATCATGATCGTTCTCCTTGATCGGGCGTCACCCGGATGATCGTCTTGCCCGGGACGCGCTGGCGACCGGCGAAAGCGTCGGGGGTCTCGGTAAGGGGACGGACGGCACTGACGATTGGCGTGATGCGGCCGTCCCGCACCCGCTGAGCCAATCCCACGAGCTGCGCGCGGTCGGGTTCGACCACGAAGAAGACGGCATGTGCACCGACGGGGTGGACGGGCGGCGGCATGGCGATGGACACCAGGGTGCCGCCGGGACGCACCAGAGCGGCTGACCGCTCGAGAACACCTCCGCCGATGACATCGAAGACCACGTCGACTTCTCCAATCCCATCCAGGGAATCGGCACCTAGATCGAAGAATTCGTCGGCACCGAGACCAACCACGACGTCACGATCGTCGGCTCGCCCGGTCCCGAGCACCCGCGCACCCACCTCACGCGCCAGTTGGATCGCAATCGAACCCACGCCGCCGGCAGCGCCGTGAACCACGACCGTCTGCCCGGCAGCCAAGCCGGCATGTACGAACAATCCCTGCCAGGCGGTCAGCCCCGAAATGGGAAGGGCGGCAGCAACCGAATGATCGATGTCTGCCGGCAGCGGTGCCAGATTGCGCGCCTCGACAGCGGTGTACTCGGCCAGGGAACCGTTTCGAGTCCAGTCGGTGAGGCCGAACACCCGTTGCCCGACGGTGAGCCCGGTGGTGCCGTAGCCCAGCTCGACGACCACACCGGACAACTCGTGCCCGGGAACAGTGGGTGTGCGGTCCCGGCCGGCGCGGTCGGTCCAGGTGGCCGGCCAATCGAGTTCGCCGGGCGTGAACCCGGCCGCGTGAACCCGGACGATGACGTCATTTTCGGCTGCGTGCGGATACGGCATCTCGGACAACGTGAGCCCGTTGACGCCGCTGTCGCGGTCTTCTACGGTGATCGCCTGCATGTCAACCCCTTTCATCAGCTGGGCCACGCCGAGCCCAGGATGCGCTCGACCGAGGTCGGGCGCCGATAACCCGGCATGAAGTGCTCCACGACATCGGAGTTCACGGTTCCGTTCGTCGTCTCGGGGCGGTTCTTGAATCCGTCGAAGTAGGCCTGAAGAAACTCGTTCTTGAAATCGCCGCGGGGGTGGTGTTGCAGGATCTCGGCCACCTGTTGGGTGTGCAGCCCTTCGAGACCGAACCCGATCACGTCGGTCAACACGCCCAGATAGGTCGCTGCGATCTCTGGGCCCATCCGATCCGGGATTCCCGGCGTCGTATGCAGAGCGATGGCCGTCCAAACGGTGTCGGCGGCCGACGCGGAGAAACCGTGTTCGACCAAGAATTTTCTGGCATGGTCTGCGCCATCGACCTCGAATCGCTGCTCTCGGTCGGAGAACGGCATCACTAGACCAGTGTCGTGGAACATGGCAGCCAGGTAGAGCAGTTCGGCATCGGGCTCGATGCCGAGGCTGCGGGCATGCATCTGCCCGAAGAGGTAGACCCGACGGGAGTGGTGATAGAGCAGCGGACTGGCGATGTCCTGCAAGAGTCGGGTGGATTGGGCAACTGCCTCGGTAGCGGGTACCTCTATATCGGCGATCACTGTGGACATGGTTCGAGCTTTCGTTGGTAGTGGTCAGTTCGGTGTGTTTCCGATGTTGCCGTTCACCGCCCACGTCACGCCGCCTTAGTCCGGCCACAAATCCCTCGAATGTGGACCTACGGCCGGGTGTGCGCGTCACCTCGGCTGCGGTCCGCCCCTGTGTCTCCGGATTGCCCCGGTAGCGACGGCAACTGCGGCGGTACGCTGCCCTATCACCCGAATAGTTACCACGAGTGGGTGCCACAATCCGGAATTCGATACGCCACCATAATATTTGGCAGCTACTTCGGCCTCGCATGGGGATTTCGCCGAGATGACTTTGCGCACGGCCCGATCCAGATTACGGCGCGGGCGTGGCGAACTCGATCGCGCAGCTCGCGTCGGCCTAGGCCCCGCGGATTCAGCCGAACAGCGGCAGCGCCCGCTTTCGCGCCAACGCGTCCATCCCACTTTGAATGCTGTCCTGTACTTCGCGGTGCTTCTGTTCAACGTAGTCGTCATCGTCGGCGCGGGACGGATCGTGATCGACCTCCACGGCGGGCATCAGCCGGGTGCGGATCTTCGCCGGCAAGGGCAGCTGCGGCAGTGCTGCCGGTGCGATACCCCAGGGCAATGACACCGCCAGCGGAAACACCTTGAGCCGCAACAGCTTATCCAGCCGCAGCACCCGCGAGAGCCCGTCACCGCGGATGAGCACCGGCATCGCATCGGCCCCGCCGACCGTAGCGATCGGCACGATCGGGACCCCTGCCTTGATGGCCATCCGCACGTATCCCTTGCGGCCTGCCAGGTTGGCGACATCGCGTTCACTCCAGGGCCGCAGCGAGTCCACCTCACCACCCGGCCACACCGCCACGTCGTGACCCTCTGCCAGCGCCGTCGCCATCGAGTCGGGCGCCGCCGGCAGGACACCCATCGCCCGGAAGTACCGGCCGATCACCGGCATGGCCATCAAAGCGTCATGAGCGGTGCCGTGCAGCGTGCGCTCCTGACCGAACCTGCGCCACCACTGCACACCCACCGTCCAGGCATCCCAGACGAACGGGGCGCCGGAATGGATTCCAACGAGCAGCACGGGCGAGTCGGGCAGGTTCTCCCAGCCGTCGAATTCCATTCGGAACCAGTGATCCACCAGGAAGTTCCACAGGTACTTCTGCCGCTGCATCGTCGTTTCGTCTTGGCCGCTGAGGTCCCACTGCCCGGTCCGCTCGTTGAGCCATCCGCTGACCCCGCCGCCCTCCGCGCTTTCGGCGCGGCGCTCAGCCATCTTGCGGCGGGCCTGGTCAGCGTGTTCCTGTGCCTGCCGCCGGACGGCGGCGGGGCGTGTATCGGCGTTGGTCATGTCGGCGGAGTACCCGCGCTATGGGGCGCGTCACACTCGTCGGAAGGCGTCGGTCATGCGGAACCTAGTCGGGCGGCGAGGTACGGAGCCGTCCGGCTCACCTTGTCGGCGGCGACCACAGCCGGCGGGCCGGCCACCACCACCGCACCGCCGTCGTCGCCTCCGCCGGGTCCGAGGTCGATGACATGATCCGCACCGGCCACGACCGACATGTCATGTTCGGCCACCACTACGGTGTTACCCGCATCGACGAGACGGTGCAGTTGCCGCTCGAGTAGCTCGACGTCGGCGGGGTGCAGCCCGGTGGTGGGCTCATCGAGCACATAGAGGGTGTGGCCACGGTTGGCGCGCTGCAACTCCGAGGTCAGCTTGATGCGTTGGGCTTCGCCGCCGGACAGTTCGGTCGCCGGTTGACCCAGCCGCAGATATCCGAGACCGACGTCGCGCAGCGTAGCCAAACTCCGTGCGGCACTGGGTAAATCAGCCAGGAATTCGGCCGCCTCGTCCACAGTCTGCGCCAGCACGTCGGCGATCGTGCGGCCGCGGTAGGTGACCTCGAGGGTCTCCTCGGAGTAGCGGGCCCCACCACACGCCGGACAGGTGGCATAGGTGCCGGGCAAGAAGAGCAACTCAACCGCCACGAAGCCCTCCCCCTGGCAGGTGGCGCATCGACCCTCGGCGACGTTGAACGAGAAGCGACCGGCGCTCCAGCCACGGCGACGCGCTTCGGCGGTGTCGGCGAACGTCTTACGGACAGCATCGAACAAGCCGGTGTAGGTGGCCAGGTTCGACCGTGGGGTGCGTCCGATCGGTCGCTGGTCCACCGTGACAAGACGGTCGATCATCTCGGCGCCCTCGACAGTCACGCCCACACTGGAATCGGTGTCGATGTCGAGGAGTTCACCCTCAGCGTCTGCGCCGTCGTCAGCGGGTTCGACCAGTCTTCCCAGCTGCCTGGCCATCACATCACCGAGCACTTTGCAGACCAGCGTCGATTTGCCCGAGCCCGACACCCCGGTGACAGCTACGAACGCACTCAACGGGATGTCGACGTCGACGTTTCGCAGATTGTGAAACGTGATGCCGCGCAACCGTATAGCACTCGACAGCGTACGGGGCCTGCGTTGAGCGGGCGGATCGTCGGCGAACAGGTATTGCCGGGTGACTGAGGGCTCGATCTCCCGGAGGCCGGCCACCGGTCCGCTGTAGAGTACGTCGCCACCCAGCTCCCCGGCGCCGGGGCCCACATCGACGATCCAGTCGGCGCGGCGGACCACGTCCATGTCGTGCTCGACCACGAACAACGAATTGCCGGCTCGCCGCAGCCGATCCAGGACGTCGAGCAGCGGTTCGGCATCGGCTGGATGCAGCCCTGCCGACGGCTCGTCCAGCACGTAGAGGACCCCGAACAGCCCCGCCCGCAGCTGCGTCGCCAACCGCAGACGCTGCAGTTCCCCGGGCGACACGGTTGGCGTACGGCGATGCAGGCTCAGGTATCCGAGCCCCAGATCGATCAGCACGGCGATCCGCGCCACCAGATCGGCAGCGATCATGGTTGCGACTTCGGTGAATTCACCGGATTCGGTGGATTCATAGGCCGCGGCGAATTCCGTTCTGGCTGCCGCCGGTGCCAAGACTTCGGCGAGTGACGTCAAGGGCAGCGCCACCAGTTCGGCGATGTTGCGGCCTGCGAACGTCACCGCGAGAGCTTCGGGCCGCAGCCCCGAGCCGCCGCACACTGGGCAATCCGCGCTGTGCACGTATCGCAACACCCGGCGTCGCATCGACGCGCTCTGCGAGTTGGCCAGCGTATGGCGCACGTGCCGCTCGGCGCTGGAGAACGTCCCGTTGTAGTAGTAATCCGCGGTCACCGGGTGCTGGCTCGGATCGATCTCGACGGTGGGTTGATCGTCGGTGAACAGAATCCAATCCCGTTGCCGTTTGGGTAGTTTGCGCCACGGCTTATCGATGTCATAGCCCAGCGTGATGAGAATGTCACGCAGATTCTGCCCCTGCCATGCACCCGGCCACGCCGCGACCGCACCGTCACGGATGCTCAGCGACGGGTCGGGCACCAGCGTCTGCTCGGTCACTTCGTGGATGCGCCCGAGACCATGGCACTGCGGGCATGCACCGATCGTCGTGTTCGGAGAGAACGCATCGGAGTCCAGACGCTTGGTAGCACCGGGCGGATAGGTTCCGGCACGGGAGAACAGCATGCGCAGCAGGTTCGACAGCGTTGTGACGGTGCCAACCGTTGACCGCGACGTCGCCGTGCCGCGACGTTGTTGCAGCGCGACCGCCGGAGGCAGCCCCGTGATGTCGTCAACCTTCGGTGCATCCTGAGGCAGCAATAGCCGGCGCGCGTAGGGCGCCACCGATTCGAAGTACCGTCGTTGCGCCTCGGCATAGATGGTGCCGAACGCCAGCGACGACTTACCGGATCCGGAGACCCCGGTGAACACCACGAACTGGTCGCGCGGGGCGACGACGTCCACGGTCTTCAGGTTGTGCACCCGGGATGCGTAGACGCGGATGTAGGGATCCGGCTGCGGTGTCCCCGTGCCTGTGCCTGCGTCCATCGTGTCCGTTGTGTACCCGCCAACGGTTCGGTCATTCATCGCTGATCGGCCGGCCACTCACGATCAAGCCCGCCCCGTGGCCCAGGGGTAGGGCAGGATTGCAGAAGGGTACGGGCCCGCGCCGGAACCCGCCGCGCGGTCCCAGAACAGGAGGGCGTTCGTGGACACCGACAAGTCGGCAGGCGACGAGCCCTTGTTGGTGTCAGGGGAAACGTGCTGGCGATCAGCGCAGGCAGATCGATTCGCCGCGATCATCGACGGCGCCGACTACCTGTCGCATCTGAAGACCGCCCTGTTGGGTGCCCGTCATCGGATCGTCATCGTCGGGTGGGATTTGGATTACCGAACCGCCTTCGAGCGCGGTGAGAAAACGCTGGACGGCCCCAATCACCTCGGCCCGTTCCTGCACTGGCTGCTGAGGAGGGAGCGCAATCTCAGGGTGTATCTGCTGAAGTCCAACCTTCGCCTCCTGCCTGCGTTCGACGGTTTCTGGTTCGGCGTCACCCCGGTCAGTGTTCTCAACCAATTCACCTCGGCACGTTTGCATTTCGCCGTCGACGGCGCGCACCCCACCGGCGCTGTGCACCATCAGAAGATCGTCGTCATCGACGACGCCATGGCATTCTGCGGCGGCATGGACCTGACGCTCGGACGTTGGGACACCTCCGAGCACCTTCCCGCCGATCGCCGCAGGACCGGACTGGGTGGTGCGTACGGGCCCCGCCACGAGGTGGTTGCCGCCGTGGACGGCGCCGCCGCGGTGGCGCTCGCAGAGCAGGCGTGCGACCGCTGGCAGGCGGCGACCGGGCAGACGCTGCCACCGCTGAGTCCGTCGCCACCGGCTTGGCCGAACGGTCTGGCGCCCGGGCTCCGCAGCGTCGAAGTCGGGGTGGCACGCACGCTCCCCAAGCTTATGGAGCGCAGCGAGATCCGCGAGGTCGAATCCCTTGACCTCGCCGCGATCGCTGCCGCGCAGGATGTCGTCTACCTTGAGAATCAATATTTCGCGGCGCGCGGTATCGCCGAAGCGATCGCCACACGTCTGCGCGAGCCGGACGGCCCCGAGGTCGTGATGATTCTGCCCCGCAGCTCGGAGAGCCGCTTGGAACAGGAATCGATGGACAGCGCCCGTGAACTGCTGATGCGGATGCTCAAAGAGGCAGATGTCCATGGGCGGCTCGGTGTGTACTGGCCGGCGGCCGGTCGCGGAGTGTCGGTCTACGTTCACTCGAAGGTGCTGGTGGCCGACGGCCGGCTACTTCGTATCGGCTCATCGAACTTCAACAACAGGTCACTCGGTTTCGACAGCGAATGCGATATTGCGATCGAGGCGCGGCCTGCGCGGGCGGACTTTGACGCGGTCCGCACTGAAATCCTCCGTCTGCGAGACACGCTCGTCTCCGAACACCTCGGCGTTTCGATCGATACGTTCCGCGATGAAGTGCGGCGCACCGGAACCTTCCTGGCGACGGTCGAGACGCTGCGCGGCACCGGACGGTCGCTGCGTGCGCTGACCGACACGATGGTGGCCGCGGACGCCAGCCCCTTCGCCGAGAACGACCTCATGGATCCCGACCACGTGCCGCAGTCCATCCCGGAAAGCGCGGTCAAGCTCGTGGAGTCGGTGGTGACGTGGCCGCTGCGGCACACGGTCCTTGGTACGTGGCTGCGGAAACTGCGGGGTTCGTGAGGTGTGGATCTCGGCCCAGGTGCCGCAGGATTCGGTCCAGGTCACCTGCGCCGTCAACCGGTTCGATGGCCGGGTCGAACGGCACGGCGTCAAGCAGACGCACCTCACCGTCGGGCACCGCAAGCACCAATGGCATTGCCGCGGTGAGTACGTCAGCGGGTAACGCGTAGTCGACCCCGAGTGAGGCGGCGACGTCCCAGCCGTGCACGACGTAGTCCACAAAGTGGAAGCCCATGGCGATGGAGCCGGGAAAGAGTGCGTTGTCGCCGAATTCGGGCAGGGTGAACAGAGCGTCGTCGATCCCGGCTTGGGAGAAGGCGTCGAGGACGTCGTGGGCGGCTTCGGCGTAGGTGTGCGCGGGGTCGTGCCGAACGTCGGCGATGACGGACTCGACGCGCCAGTTGCCGAGGTCACCACCGTGGCCTCGGGCCGCCGCGGCGAATCCACGATGCTGGACGGTCATGTGCGCAAGGAGGTCGGTGAGGTCCCAGCCCGCGCAGGGGGTCGGGCGGGGCAGGTCGGAGGGTTGAACCGTATTGACGAGGTCGACCGTTGCGAGCACGGCGACGCGGTGTTCATTAATAGGCATATGCGTATGATATGCACATGCCTATCGTAGAGCAATGCCTATGATGGCGCGGTGGCGGACGATTCCCCGCGCCAGGACCTCGCGGCGATGCTTGCCCCACTGCTGCGGGAGCTGATCGCGGCAGAGGAGCCTGTCCTGGCCGCGCACAACGTGTCCATGTGGGGCTATGTGGTGCTGGTGGCGCTCGACGGCTGGTCGGTGCGCACCCAGGCCGCACTCGCAGCGGCGATCGGCGCCGACAAGACCCGCATCATCCGGGACCTCGACGAACTGCAGCAGCGCGGGCTGATCGAACGGACCCCCGATCCCGACGACCGCCGGGCGCGGGTGCTCGCGATCACCGAAGCCGGCCGCGCCCTGAAGAACGCGGTCCAGACGGAGATCCAGCGCGGGGAGGAGCGCTGGCTGGGAGAGCTCGATCCGGAGGAGCGAGCTACGTTCCTGCGGGTACTCGGCCGGTGGTCCGCCCGTGGGAGGCGCTGGACCGGTCGTCAGTAGTGTTGGCGTCTGTAGGAGCTGCCGGACGGAGTCGCCGATGAGATCCACCGCTGCGGTCGACGTGAGCACACCGCTTCGCGAACTCCCGGCGGATGGGTACGTCTATTCCACGGCATGGAAGATGTCGACCAGCGACATCGATCGTCACCAGCAGTTGCGGCTCGACAGCGTTGCGCGCTACATCCAGGAGGTCGGCGCCGAGCAACTGATCGACGCCGACTTCGCACATGTGCATCCGCACTGGATCGTGCAGCGCACCGTCATCGACGTTCTGACGCCGATGACATGGCCGACAGACATCACCTTCCATCGATGGTGTTCGGCGCTGTCCCTGCGTTGGTGCACGATGCGTGTCCGCCTGGACAGTCCAGACGGCGGCCGCATCGAGACCGAGGGCTTCTGGATCAACATGAACAAGGAGACGCTCACCCCCTCGTTGATGGACGAAGAGTTCTTCAACAAACTGGCGACCACCACCGACGAACACCGCCTGAAATGGCGCGCTTGGTTGCCCGGCGCAGTCTCACCGGACGCGCAGGCCCTGCCATTTGCTCTGCGCGACACCGATATTGACATCTTCAATCACGTGACCAACACCGCGTACTGGCACGCCATCCACGAAATCACCGCTCGCTACCCGCACATCGCATCGGCACCGTACCGGGCCGTGGTGGAGTACCGGCGACCGATTGCACTCGACGACAACGTGACTATTCGCCACCAGGCCGACGGGGACCTCGTCCGCTGCTGGTTCTGCGTCGGCGACGACGTCCACGCGGCAGGATTGGTGACACGACTTGAGCGCTGAACAGACTCTGCAAGCCGACTACCTCGTCATCGGTGCCGGCGCGGTCGGGATGGCTTTCGCCGACACGATCGCGACCGAGAGCGACGCCACCGTCGTCATCGTCGACCGCGCCGAATCGCCCGGAGGTCACTGGACAACGGCCTAC includes:
- a CDS encoding excinuclease ABC subunit UvrA, with the protein product MDAGTGTGTPQPDPYIRVYASRVHNLKTVDVVAPRDQFVVFTGVSGSGKSSLAFGTIYAEAQRRYFESVAPYARRLLLPQDAPKVDDITGLPPAVALQQRRGTATSRSTVGTVTTLSNLLRMLFSRAGTYPPGATKRLDSDAFSPNTTIGACPQCHGLGRIHEVTEQTLVPDPSLSIRDGAVAAWPGAWQGQNLRDILITLGYDIDKPWRKLPKRQRDWILFTDDQPTVEIDPSQHPVTADYYYNGTFSSAERHVRHTLANSQSASMRRRVLRYVHSADCPVCGGSGLRPEALAVTFAGRNIAELVALPLTSLAEVLAPAAARTEFAAAYESTESGEFTEVATMIAADLVARIAVLIDLGLGYLSLHRRTPTVSPGELQRLRLATQLRAGLFGVLYVLDEPSAGLHPADAEPLLDVLDRLRRAGNSLFVVEHDMDVVRRADWIVDVGPGAGELGGDVLYSGPVAGLREIEPSVTRQYLFADDPPAQRRPRTLSSAIRLRGITFHNLRNVDVDIPLSAFVAVTGVSGSGKSTLVCKVLGDVMARQLGRLVEPADDGADAEGELLDIDTDSSVGVTVEGAEMIDRLVTVDQRPIGRTPRSNLATYTGLFDAVRKTFADTAEARRRGWSAGRFSFNVAEGRCATCQGEGFVAVELLFLPGTYATCPACGGARYSEETLEVTYRGRTIADVLAQTVDEAAEFLADLPSAARSLATLRDVGLGYLRLGQPATELSGGEAQRIKLTSELQRANRGHTLYVLDEPTTGLHPADVELLERQLHRLVDAGNTVVVAEHDMSVVAGADHVIDLGPGGGDDGGAVVVAGPPAVVAADKVSRTAPYLAARLGSA
- a CDS encoding phospholipase D-like domain-containing protein; this translates as MDTDKSAGDEPLLVSGETCWRSAQADRFAAIIDGADYLSHLKTALLGARHRIVIVGWDLDYRTAFERGEKTLDGPNHLGPFLHWLLRRERNLRVYLLKSNLRLLPAFDGFWFGVTPVSVLNQFTSARLHFAVDGAHPTGAVHHQKIVVIDDAMAFCGGMDLTLGRWDTSEHLPADRRRTGLGGAYGPRHEVVAAVDGAAAVALAEQACDRWQAATGQTLPPLSPSPPAWPNGLAPGLRSVEVGVARTLPKLMERSEIREVESLDLAAIAAAQDVVYLENQYFAARGIAEAIATRLREPDGPEVVMILPRSSESRLEQESMDSARELLMRMLKEADVHGRLGVYWPAAGRGVSVYVHSKVLVADGRLLRIGSSNFNNRSLGFDSECDIAIEARPARADFDAVRTEILRLRDTLVSEHLGVSIDTFRDEVRRTGTFLATVETLRGTGRSLRALTDTMVAADASPFAENDLMDPDHVPQSIPESAVKLVESVVTWPLRHTVLGTWLRKLRGS
- a CDS encoding TIGR03086 family metal-binding protein; translated protein: MPINEHRVAVLATVDLVNTVQPSDLPRPTPCAGWDLTDLLAHMTVQHRGFAAAARGHGGDLGNWRVESVIADVRHDPAHTYAEAAHDVLDAFSQAGIDDALFTLPEFGDNALFPGSIAMGFHFVDYVVHGWDVAASLGVDYALPADVLTAAMPLVLAVPDGEVRLLDAVPFDPAIEPVDGAGDLDRILRHLGRDPHLTNPAVSAATYQGPCAAAATSPPTPRA
- a CDS encoding MarR family winged helix-turn-helix transcriptional regulator, translated to MLAPLLRELIAAEEPVLAAHNVSMWGYVVLVALDGWSVRTQAALAAAIGADKTRIIRDLDELQQRGLIERTPDPDDRRARVLAITEAGRALKNAVQTEIQRGEERWLGELDPEERATFLRVLGRWSARGRRWTGRQ
- a CDS encoding acyl-[acyl-carrier-protein] thioesterase translates to MRSTAAVDVSTPLRELPADGYVYSTAWKMSTSDIDRHQQLRLDSVARYIQEVGAEQLIDADFAHVHPHWIVQRTVIDVLTPMTWPTDITFHRWCSALSLRWCTMRVRLDSPDGGRIETEGFWINMNKETLTPSLMDEEFFNKLATTTDEHRLKWRAWLPGAVSPDAQALPFALRDTDIDIFNHVTNTAYWHAIHEITARYPHIASAPYRAVVEYRRPIALDDNVTIRHQADGDLVRCWFCVGDDVHAAGLVTRLER